The Ferrimonas balearica DSM 9799 genome includes the window CTCTTCTTCACGCTCTTCTGCAATCTTCTGCATCTTGGCGATGACTTCCTGCAGTTCGTCCAGGGTCAGACCCTTTAATTGCGCTTTCAGACGACGACCGTGGGTCAGGATCTCAAGAAACTCTGCCATATTGCTTAAACCTTTTCGATGAACACAGGGAGGGTCAATTAATACTACCTGATTATAATAGTGTCATTTAGAAAAGAAAGGGCATTTTTTTACTGAGTTTTTCATTACTGTGCTGCAAATAAGTTTCCAAATTAATACTCCCGGTCTTATTCAGGCCCGGTTCAAAATTCAACAGGCGGCAATAGGGGGGTAATTTGACCCCGATATATATTGAGTTGCAGCCGGATAAGGCCGATAAAGCAAGGGTTGCAGCGCCATGTTGACGTTTACGTTAACAGAAAGTAGAGTGGCCCGAGGATTGCGGCACTGTGCCGGTACGCAATAAGGACTGACAATGAAGATTCTCGTTCCCGTTAAGCGGGTGGTCGACGCTAATGTAAAAGTTCGCGTCAAAGCGGATGAATCCGCTGTGGAGCTGGCCAACCTGAAGATGGCCCTCAACCCCTTCTGTGAGATCGCGGTAGAAGAAGCGGTTCGACTGAAGGAGCAAGGCAAAGCCAGCGAAGTGGTGGTGGTTTGCATCGGCCCGAAAGCGGCTCAGGAGCAGTTGCGTACCGCGATGGCACTGGGTGCTGACCGGGCGATTCAGGTGGAAACCGATCAGGAGCTGGTTCCATTGTCTGTGGCCAAGCTGCTGAATGCCATCGTGCAGAAGGAGCAGCCGGAGCTGGTGCTGCTGGGTAAGCAGTCCATCGACGGTGACAACAATCAGACCGGCCAGATGCTGGCGGCGCTGATGGGTGCGGGCCAAGCCACTTTCGCCTCCGAAGTGAGTGTTGTCGATGGTGGCGTTCAGGTGGTGCGTGAAATTGATGGCGGCCTGCAAACCGTCAGCCTGAAGCTGCCGGCGGTGATCACCGCTGACCTGCGCCTCAATGAGCCGCGCTACGCCTCCCTGCCGAATATCATGAAAGCCAAGCGCAAACCGCTTGAGGTGGTCAGCGTTGATGACCTGGGTGTGGCGCTGGGCGAGCACCAGAAGGTGCTGAAAGTGGCGGCCCCGAGTGAGCGTCAGGCCGGTGTGATGGTGGGCTCAGTGGAAGAGCTCGTGGACAAGCTGAAAAACGAAGCGAAGGTGGTGTAATGGCGATTCTGGTAATTGCAGAGCTGGATGGCCAGCTCAAGGCGGACACCGCCAAGGTGGTTCATGCGGCTCAGGCCATCGGCGGTGATGTGCACCTGCTGGTGGCGGGTCATCAGGTTGCGGATGCGGCTCAGGCCGGTGCAGCGCTGGCTGGGGTTACCCAGGTGCTGGTGGCGGACGATGCCCGTTTCGAACACGGTCTGGCGGAAAACCTGGCGGACCTGATCGTCAGCCTGGGTCGTGACTACAGCCACATCCTGGCCGCCGCGTCGGCTCAGGGTAAGGATGCGCTGCCCCGCGCGGCTGCGCTGCTGGACGTGTCGATGTTGTCCGACGTAGTGGCGGTGGAGTCTGCGGACACCTTTATCCGTCCCATCTACGCGGGTAACGCGATGGCCACCGTACAGTCGCTGGATGCCATCAAGGTGATGACCATCCGTACCGCCGCGTTTGATGCGGTGGGCGAGCAGGCGGCTGCACCGGTTGTGGCGGCCAGCGGCGGTGCCGATACCGGTCTGACTCAGTTTGTGGGTCTGGAGCGCATTGAATCCGAGCGTCCGGAGCTGGGTGCCGCCCGCGTGGTGGTTTCCGGTGGTCGTGGCGTTGGCAGTGGCGAGAACTTCGCTCTGATCGAAGCGCTGGCGGACACCCTGGGTGGCGCTGTGGGCGCATCCCGCGCCGCTGTGGATGCGGGCTTTGTGCCGAACGATTACCAGGTGGGTCAAACCGGTAAGATCGTTGCGCCGGAGCTGTATGTGGCAGTGGGGATCTCTGGTGCCATTCAGCACCTGGCCGGGATGAAGGACTCCAAGGTGATCGTCGCGATCAACAAGGACCCGGAAGCCCCGATCTTCCAGGTGGCCGATTACGGTCTCGAGGCGGACCTGTTTGAGGTTCTGCCGCAGCTGACCGCACAGCTGGCCTAAGCGAACACGCCGGCCCACTCTGTGAGCTGGATCACAATCTGGTGGCATTCTCTGGCGCGACGGTATGCCGTTGTGGTTAGAATGCCGCCGTTGTGTTGCTCATTCGGGCAATGCAACTGCCTAAGTAAGGTAGAGGCGCACCGCCTATCAGTCCTCCGGAGTAGGGTGATTCCCGTTTATCCCGGACAAAAGGAGTCGGTGCCGAAGTGCGAAGGGCGTCATCCCGTCGTGCTGGGGTCGTATCGAATAGGTCCGACACTGCCATAGTAATCTCTGTCAGGACGACAGCAGTGGGTTTACTATGGAGCGCTACTGAAAGGACGGTGGATCACTTCTCATATCCCCCCGCGGTATCTATTGCCGTGTCAGTTGCCTCCATCTCATAACGACGACAATAAAGATGGTTTCCATGCAATTCGCCAATACGGCGTTCGCGCTGCTGCCGCCGGTAGTGGCCATTCTGATGGCGGTAATCACCCGCCGGGTTCTGCTTTCACTGGGTGTGGGTATCCTGCTGGGTGCCCTGATGTACAACGGCTTCGCGCCGATGGCGACCCTCTCTGATATCGCCGACCGGGCCATTGGCCTGGTGATCGACGATGGCGCTCTGGAATCCTGGAACGTCCCGCTGATCGGCTTCCTGTTCGTACTGGGTATGACCATCGCCGTGATCAACGTGACCGGCGCTGCCAAAGCCTTTGCCCGCTGGGCCCGTCAACGGGTGAAAACCCGCCGTGATGCCCGCCTGATGACCATGATGCTGGGCTTCATCATCTTTATCGATGACTACTTCAACACCCTGGCCGTGGGCTCCGTGGCCAAGCCGGTGGCGGATGACCACAAGATCTCCCGCGAAGAGCTGGCCTACGGGGTGGACTCCACCGCTGCGCCGGTGTGCGTGATGGCGCCGATCTCCTCCTGGGGTGCCTACATCGTTGGTTTGATTGGTACCGTGTTTGCTGCCCGCGAAATCACCGAATTCAGCGCCCTGAACGCGTTCCTGCAGATGATCCCGATGAACCTGTACGCCCTTACCGCTCTGGCATTGCTGGCGTGCGTTATCGTGTTCAACCTGCAGATCGGGCCGATGGCCAAGGCCGCGCAGCGCGCCACCGAAACCGGTGAGCTGTGGGATGACAGCAAGGGCCTGCCGCCGGGCGCCGATCTGGACCTGCCGGAAGCGGATAACGGTTCCATTTGGGGCCTGCTGCTGCCGATCCTGGCACTGGTCGCGTCCTCCGTTTACTTTATGCTGGCCACCGGCGCTGCCAACCTGGGCGATGAGCCGTTCACCGTAATGGCGGCTCTGGAAAATACCGACACCACCATTGCGCTGTTCTACGCCGCGCTGGTGAGCCTGGTGGTGGCTTTGGCCACCGCGTTCTACCAGAAGCTGACTCCGGCCATGATCAGCAAGGCGCTGATCAGCGGCGCCAAGTCGATGCTGCCGGCGGTATACATCCTGCTGTTCGCCTGGACCATCGCGGGCGTGATCCGCGATCTGGGTACCGGCACCTACCTGGCCTCCCTGGTGCAAACCACCATGCCAATGTGGTGTCTGCCGGTGCTGATCTTCCTGCTCTCCGGGGTGACCGCCTTTGCCACCGGTACCAGCTGGGGCACCTTCGCCATCATGCTGCCCATCGCCGCAGATATCGCCATCGCCTCCGAGATGGCCATGCTGCTGCCGCTGATGGCCGCGGTACTGGCGGGTGCGGTGTTCGGTGACCACTGCTCGCCGATCTCCGACACCACCGTACTGTCTGGCACCGGGGCGGGTTGTCACCATATCGACCACGTGTCGACCCAGTTGCCCTACGCGGTGTCTGCCGCACTGATTGCCGGCCTGGGTTACCTGGCCATTGGCATCACCCACTCCGCCATCGCCGGCTTCCTGGTGAGTGCAGTGGCCCTGACGGTCTGGGTACTGGTGATGCGCAGCTACTGTGACCGCACCATCGCGATGCCGAGCGCGTCACAGGCCTAAGCGTTCAGCCCAACCGGCGGTGGTTCTCACCGCCGGTTTTTTATAAACTGGCGCGAACGTTTTTCGGGGGTCTTCACTTGGCACAGCTCTATTTCTACTACTCGGCGATGAACGCCGGTAAATCCACCTCTTTGCTGCAATCCGCGTACAACTATCGTGAACGCGGCATGGTGCCGTTGGTGCTGACTGCCGGCTTGGATGACCGCTATGGCGTGGGCAAGATCACCTCCCGCATTGGCCTGGAGTCAGAAGCGCTGATCTACCGCAGTGAAGACAACCTGATTGAGCTGATCAAAACCGAAGTGGCCAAAGGAGCGGTGCACTGCATCCTGGTGGATGAGAGCCAGTTCCTGACCAAACTGCAGGTGCAGCAATTGACCCATGTGGTCGACAACCTCGACATTCCGGTGCTCTGCTACGGTCTGCGTACCGACTTCCAGGGCGAACTGTTTGAGGGTGCCCAGTATCTGCTGGCCTGGGCCGACAAGCTGGTGGAGCTGAAGACCATCTGCCACTGCGGTCGCAAAGCCAATATGGTGGTGCGGATGGACGCCGAGGGTAACCCGGTGCGTGATGGTGATCAGGTGCAGATTGGCGGTAACGACAGTTATGTGTCGATGTGCCGTACCCACTTCCGTGAGTTGGTCTGGGACTGAGATTGAACTCAAACAGAAAACCGCCCATTGAGGCGGTTTTTTTATGCTCATGTTTCCATCAGTAGCGGAAGTCCACCACCATGTTGAGAAAGGTTTCGCTGTGGTTTTGCGTGGATTGGTGGGGCAAGTGGCCGTCAAACCGGGTGTTGGCGTAAACCAGTTCCAGGGTAAAGCCAAGACTCGCCTGAAATCGGTATTCCGTTGCCAGGTTGGCGCCCCAGATTTGCCCGTCGGCCTCCATCGTTTGGCTCAATGTCGGGGCCTCCGGGTAGCCTTGCCATAATCCCCGGGCCTCACCAAACCGGTAGTAGGGGCCACCATAGACTAACCTGCCAGCGCGGGGGCGGTAGCCGATGATCCAGGCCAGATCATAGAGCGCCAGTTTGGCGCGCCAGAGGTCGGATTCGCCGTCACTGCAAAAGGCGCAGTACGTTGACTCATCACTGTCAAACCGCTCCGTGGCCAGACTGATGGCCTGAGACCAGTTGCCGACGTCGGAGAACTCCGCATATTGCCCGGCAAACTGGTATTTGAGGCTGTATCGGGTTGCCTGGCCGGCGGCGGCGACCCCGAACTCGATACCATGGCCCAGGCTCAACCCGATTCGGCCCAGGAGGTCGCTTTCCCGCTCCTTGAGCACCACCTCGTTCTGCAGCGGCACCTCCCGCTGGTTGACCTGGCCGAGGCCGATATTGGGGCGTAACGGGCGGGCGTCCACTTCGGGGCGATCCATGCGGAAGTGCTGAGGGGTAAATGAGACGGTGGTGGCACATCCGGTCAGCATCAGGCCGCATACCATCATCCATCCAAATCGCCACATCATTCTCTCCTTGCTGAGCGATGCTGGCACCGATATGGCACCCGGTTTGGTCTAGAGAAAAAGGGCGACCAGAAAAAGCCAAAACCGTTAGGGATGGAACCGTTTTCGGGCAGACCGGGGAGAAAAGAGGGGCAGGCATTGCTGTTCGACTGATTCCGCCTGGATAAATGGGCAGACGCGTGAGGGCCGGCCGTTTCAGGCGCCGCCTTACGCCAAGCTGTGATGACACTTCTCTATGGAGAAAGGAAATGAGCGGTACGTGGTGGTGTTGATGAATGGGGCTCGGC containing:
- a CDS encoding thymidine kinase — protein: MAQLYFYYSAMNAGKSTSLLQSAYNYRERGMVPLVLTAGLDDRYGVGKITSRIGLESEALIYRSEDNLIELIKTEVAKGAVHCILVDESQFLTKLQVQQLTHVVDNLDIPVLCYGLRTDFQGELFEGAQYLLAWADKLVELKTICHCGRKANMVVRMDAEGNPVRDGDQVQIGGNDSYVSMCRTHFRELVWD
- a CDS encoding FAD-binding protein translates to MAILVIAELDGQLKADTAKVVHAAQAIGGDVHLLVAGHQVADAAQAGAALAGVTQVLVADDARFEHGLAENLADLIVSLGRDYSHILAAASAQGKDALPRAAALLDVSMLSDVVAVESADTFIRPIYAGNAMATVQSLDAIKVMTIRTAAFDAVGEQAAAPVVAASGGADTGLTQFVGLERIESERPELGAARVVVSGGRGVGSGENFALIEALADTLGGAVGASRAAVDAGFVPNDYQVGQTGKIVAPELYVAVGISGAIQHLAGMKDSKVIVAINKDPEAPIFQVADYGLEADLFEVLPQLTAQLA
- a CDS encoding Na+/H+ antiporter NhaC family protein, producing MVSMQFANTAFALLPPVVAILMAVITRRVLLSLGVGILLGALMYNGFAPMATLSDIADRAIGLVIDDGALESWNVPLIGFLFVLGMTIAVINVTGAAKAFARWARQRVKTRRDARLMTMMLGFIIFIDDYFNTLAVGSVAKPVADDHKISREELAYGVDSTAAPVCVMAPISSWGAYIVGLIGTVFAAREITEFSALNAFLQMIPMNLYALTALALLACVIVFNLQIGPMAKAAQRATETGELWDDSKGLPPGADLDLPEADNGSIWGLLLPILALVASSVYFMLATGAANLGDEPFTVMAALENTDTTIALFYAALVSLVVALATAFYQKLTPAMISKALISGAKSMLPAVYILLFAWTIAGVIRDLGTGTYLASLVQTTMPMWCLPVLIFLLSGVTAFATGTSWGTFAIMLPIAADIAIASEMAMLLPLMAAVLAGAVFGDHCSPISDTTVLSGTGAGCHHIDHVSTQLPYAVSAALIAGLGYLAIGITHSAIAGFLVSAVALTVWVLVMRSYCDRTIAMPSASQA
- a CDS encoding electron transfer flavoprotein subunit beta/FixA family protein; amino-acid sequence: MKILVPVKRVVDANVKVRVKADESAVELANLKMALNPFCEIAVEEAVRLKEQGKASEVVVVCIGPKAAQEQLRTAMALGADRAIQVETDQELVPLSVAKLLNAIVQKEQPELVLLGKQSIDGDNNQTGQMLAALMGAGQATFASEVSVVDGGVQVVREIDGGLQTVSLKLPAVITADLRLNEPRYASLPNIMKAKRKPLEVVSVDDLGVALGEHQKVLKVAAPSERQAGVMVGSVEELVDKLKNEAKVV